From the genome of Ziziphus jujuba cultivar Dongzao chromosome 6, ASM3175591v1, one region includes:
- the LOC132804162 gene encoding protein SIEL isoform X2, with translation MEEPHVPSTSSHSLNLSTNSSEETVSPNALASMRSLIVNPSTPESTISSIFETLTRSLQLSTNKLVLRHILKLLYDLASHHSSLSRLVFDSVRSHSLLSTESARLAVEALDVLASIAEHDRAALVPAMDELDEGFFASLCFSPSASLRPWLLRNAERLHVRPYLLFTVFLGFTKDPYPYVRKVALDGLVGLSKNGVIEDRGMIRGCYFRAVELLTDMEDCVRSAAVRTVCAWGQVLVASNPETKVYCSDDVFVKLCSMARDMSMEVRVEAFNALGKIEMVSEYILLQTLSKKVLGSKENICLGQYYTEQFEKLASDAAGALVHGLEDEFHEVRKSACHSLRTLTVLSAKFSVEVLNLLMDVLNDDSMVVRLEALETVHHMATADCLEVQETHMHMLLGSLVDKNSTIRSATRKILILVKLPVFKLFKLTVDALLENLETYPQDEADAFSILFHIGRNHGRFVLCIIEEISQQIEPTSESKLSFDSARVAGLLVLAISAPVLHDCNIPPIIFAYAVTFLGRISHALRDVMSQNTLLAYLSQRSRSTGLPTVEFREGHPCLWSSKSDVPENSSNENFGSFPMELQEKRDGTSKMQSPIMKESRKLATPLVEYQLEVHDEVIDSMNAILVKVKDLWPFVQSGHVNRVLRTLRGCKEELATFTSKTLAPAGVLIFTLLYLKTIEVLVKTGGLEN, from the exons ATGGAGGAACCACACGTGCCTAGCACGAGCAGCCACTCTCTCAATCTTTCGACGAATTCCAGCGAGGAAACTGTGTCTCCGAATGCCCTAGCTTCTATGAGATCTCTTATCGTCAATCCTTCCACTCCCGAGTCCACAATCTCTTCAATCTTCGAGACACTAACTCGCTCTCTCCAACTCAGTACCAACAAGCTCGTTCTCCGCCATATTCTCAAGCTCCTGTACGACCTGGCCTCTCACCATAGCAGCCTTTCCCGCCTCGTGTTCGACTCGGTGCGTTCTCACTCACTCCTCTCCACCGAGTCAGCACGCCTCGCCGTGGAGGCGCTCGACGTGCTCGCTTCGATCGCCGAGCATGACAGAGCAGCCTTGGTTCCCGCCATGGATGAGCTCGACGAGGGGTTCTTCGCCTCCCTCTGTTTCAGTCCCTCAGCTTCCTTGCGGCCATGGCTCCTCAGGAATGCCGAAAGGTTGCACGTGAGGCCGTATCTCTTATTCACTGTATTTCTAGGGTTCACAAAGGATCCTTATCCGTACGTGAGGAAAGTTGCTTTGGATGGTCTGGTTGGTCTGAGTAAGAACGGTGTAATCGAGGATCGAGGAATGATTAGGGGTTGCTATTTCCGTGCCGTTGAGCTTCTAACGGACATGGAAGATTGTGTAAGATCAGCTGCTGTACGTACG GTCTGTGCTTGGGGTCAAGTGCTCGTAGCCTCCAATCCGGAGACAAAAGTGTATTGTTCTGACGACGTGTTTGTCAAG CTCTGTTCTATGGCAAGAGATATGAGCATGGAGGTGAGGGTTGAAGCTTTCAATGCCCTTGGGAAAATAGAGATGGTATCTGAGTATATTCTTTTGCAAACCCTGTCGAAGAAAGTTCTGGGGAGTAAAGAAAACATATGTCTTGGCCAGTACTACACTgaacaatttgaaaaattggCATCCGATGCTGCTGGAGCTTTGGTGCATGGACTTGAAGATGAATTCCACGAG GTGCGGAAATCTGCCTGTCATTCCTTGCGTACACTCACTGTCCTCTCTGCTAAGTTTTCTGTGGAAGTGTTAAACTTATTGATGGATGTACTGAATGATGATTCAATGGTTGTTCGGTTAGAAGCCTTGGAAACTGTTCACCATATGGCAACCGCTGATTGTTTGGAGGTGCAAGAAACACACATGCACATG tTGCTTGGCTCTTTGGTTGACAAAAATTCGACCATAAGATCTGCCACAAGGAAAATTCTTATATTAGTGAAGCTGCCAGTTTTCAAGTTGTTCAAATTAACTGTTGACGCCCTTCTGGAAAACTTGGAAACATATCCACAG GATGAAGCTGATGCATTCtctattttgtttcatattggTAGAAATCATGGGAGATTTGTACTCTGCATCATTGAGGAGATTTCTCAACAG ATAGAGCCAACATCTGAAAGCAAGTTGAGCTTTGATAGTGCTAGAGTTGCTGGATTGCTAGTTTTGGCAATTTCTGCTCCAGTCTTGCATGATTGCAATATTCCACCTATAATATTTGCATATGCAGTCACATTTCTTGGAAGGATCTCTCATGCTTTGAGAGATGTTATGAGTCAAAATACCCTTTTGGCTTATTTGTCACAGCGGAGTAGATCCACAGGATTACCTACTGTGGAGTTCAGAGAGGGTCACCCATGCTTGTGGTCATCTAAAAGTGATGTTCCAGAGAACAGTAGCAATGAAAATTTTGGTTCTTTTCCAATGGAGTTGCAAGAAAAGAGAGATGGAACCTCCAAGATGCAGTCTCCAATAATGAAGGAATCAAGGAAGCTAGCAACTCCACTTGTGGAATACCAGCTGGAGGTTCATGATGAAGTAATCGACTCGATGAATGCTATCCTTGTGAAGGTCAAAGATCTCTGGCCATTTGTACAATCAGGGCATGTCAATAGAGTACTGAGGACTTTGAG GGGTTGCAAGGAAGAGCTGGCAACATTCACCTCCAAGACTCTTGCACCTGCTggtgttttaatttttacattGCTGTATCTCAAGACAATAGAAGTGTTAGTCAAG ACAGGAGGCTTAGAGAATTGA
- the LOC132804162 gene encoding protein SIEL isoform X1 produces the protein MEEPHVPSTSSHSLNLSTNSSEETVSPNALASMRSLIVNPSTPESTISSIFETLTRSLQLSTNKLVLRHILKLLYDLASHHSSLSRLVFDSVRSHSLLSTESARLAVEALDVLASIAEHDRAALVPAMDELDEGFFASLCFSPSASLRPWLLRNAERLHVRPYLLFTVFLGFTKDPYPYVRKVALDGLVGLSKNGVIEDRGMIRGCYFRAVELLTDMEDCVRSAAVRTVCAWGQVLVASNPETKVYCSDDVFVKLCSMARDMSMEVRVEAFNALGKIEMVSEYILLQTLSKKVLGSKENICLGQYYTEQFEKLASDAAGALVHGLEDEFHEVRKSACHSLRTLTVLSAKFSVEVLNLLMDVLNDDSMVVRLEALETVHHMATADCLEVQETHMHMLLGSLVDKNSTIRSATRKILILVKLPVFKLFKLTVDALLENLETYPQDEADAFSILFHIGRNHGRFVLCIIEEISQQIEPTSESKLSFDSARVAGLLVLAISAPVLHDCNIPPIIFAYAVTFLGRISHALRDVMSQNTLLAYLSQRSRSTGLPTVEFREGHPCLWSSKSDVPENSSNENFGSFPMELQEKRDGTSKMQSPIMKESRKLATPLVEYQLEVHDEVIDSMNAILVKVKDLWPFVQSGHVNRVLRTLRGCKEELATFTSKTLAPAGVLIFTLLYLKTIEVLVKVWEQFLPQKFLHSSRMVTLDLLFGKLDRRLRELRTRFIGLSPEEELHILELMLVTCMLKLSKVEICCKLVTLRKLSSTISQVESLLKEGSVEPSNFVIKIGNLSSEIHSFVVDGSSNPFPFKRLLEFFSLKEFVFCGALKHIKAEIDVPDNNLENPISFVSGLPVGIPCQITLHNILKESRLWLKMRMDDESTQFVSLDSSIFDGCHEVRRFTFLAPFYRTPKSISFTVRLCLGVECLYEDVQFVKSCWGPKHELTYLCQEKEVYFSMVG, from the exons ATGGAGGAACCACACGTGCCTAGCACGAGCAGCCACTCTCTCAATCTTTCGACGAATTCCAGCGAGGAAACTGTGTCTCCGAATGCCCTAGCTTCTATGAGATCTCTTATCGTCAATCCTTCCACTCCCGAGTCCACAATCTCTTCAATCTTCGAGACACTAACTCGCTCTCTCCAACTCAGTACCAACAAGCTCGTTCTCCGCCATATTCTCAAGCTCCTGTACGACCTGGCCTCTCACCATAGCAGCCTTTCCCGCCTCGTGTTCGACTCGGTGCGTTCTCACTCACTCCTCTCCACCGAGTCAGCACGCCTCGCCGTGGAGGCGCTCGACGTGCTCGCTTCGATCGCCGAGCATGACAGAGCAGCCTTGGTTCCCGCCATGGATGAGCTCGACGAGGGGTTCTTCGCCTCCCTCTGTTTCAGTCCCTCAGCTTCCTTGCGGCCATGGCTCCTCAGGAATGCCGAAAGGTTGCACGTGAGGCCGTATCTCTTATTCACTGTATTTCTAGGGTTCACAAAGGATCCTTATCCGTACGTGAGGAAAGTTGCTTTGGATGGTCTGGTTGGTCTGAGTAAGAACGGTGTAATCGAGGATCGAGGAATGATTAGGGGTTGCTATTTCCGTGCCGTTGAGCTTCTAACGGACATGGAAGATTGTGTAAGATCAGCTGCTGTACGTACG GTCTGTGCTTGGGGTCAAGTGCTCGTAGCCTCCAATCCGGAGACAAAAGTGTATTGTTCTGACGACGTGTTTGTCAAG CTCTGTTCTATGGCAAGAGATATGAGCATGGAGGTGAGGGTTGAAGCTTTCAATGCCCTTGGGAAAATAGAGATGGTATCTGAGTATATTCTTTTGCAAACCCTGTCGAAGAAAGTTCTGGGGAGTAAAGAAAACATATGTCTTGGCCAGTACTACACTgaacaatttgaaaaattggCATCCGATGCTGCTGGAGCTTTGGTGCATGGACTTGAAGATGAATTCCACGAG GTGCGGAAATCTGCCTGTCATTCCTTGCGTACACTCACTGTCCTCTCTGCTAAGTTTTCTGTGGAAGTGTTAAACTTATTGATGGATGTACTGAATGATGATTCAATGGTTGTTCGGTTAGAAGCCTTGGAAACTGTTCACCATATGGCAACCGCTGATTGTTTGGAGGTGCAAGAAACACACATGCACATG tTGCTTGGCTCTTTGGTTGACAAAAATTCGACCATAAGATCTGCCACAAGGAAAATTCTTATATTAGTGAAGCTGCCAGTTTTCAAGTTGTTCAAATTAACTGTTGACGCCCTTCTGGAAAACTTGGAAACATATCCACAG GATGAAGCTGATGCATTCtctattttgtttcatattggTAGAAATCATGGGAGATTTGTACTCTGCATCATTGAGGAGATTTCTCAACAG ATAGAGCCAACATCTGAAAGCAAGTTGAGCTTTGATAGTGCTAGAGTTGCTGGATTGCTAGTTTTGGCAATTTCTGCTCCAGTCTTGCATGATTGCAATATTCCACCTATAATATTTGCATATGCAGTCACATTTCTTGGAAGGATCTCTCATGCTTTGAGAGATGTTATGAGTCAAAATACCCTTTTGGCTTATTTGTCACAGCGGAGTAGATCCACAGGATTACCTACTGTGGAGTTCAGAGAGGGTCACCCATGCTTGTGGTCATCTAAAAGTGATGTTCCAGAGAACAGTAGCAATGAAAATTTTGGTTCTTTTCCAATGGAGTTGCAAGAAAAGAGAGATGGAACCTCCAAGATGCAGTCTCCAATAATGAAGGAATCAAGGAAGCTAGCAACTCCACTTGTGGAATACCAGCTGGAGGTTCATGATGAAGTAATCGACTCGATGAATGCTATCCTTGTGAAGGTCAAAGATCTCTGGCCATTTGTACAATCAGGGCATGTCAATAGAGTACTGAGGACTTTGAG GGGTTGCAAGGAAGAGCTGGCAACATTCACCTCCAAGACTCTTGCACCTGCTggtgttttaatttttacattGCTGTATCTCAAGACAATAGAAGTGTTAGTCAAGGTATGGGAACAATTCCTGCCTCAAAAATTTCTACATTCTTCTAGAATGGTAACATTGGACCTTTTATTTGGTAAGCTAGACAGGAGGCTTAGAGAATTGAGGACTAGATTTATAGGCTTGTCACCAGAGGAGGAGTTACATATCTTGGAGTTGATGCTTgtcacttgtatgctcaagttGTCTAAAGTCGAAATTTGCTGCAAACTTGTTACTCTAAGAAAGCTGTCTAGTACAATATCACAAGTGGAGTCTCTCCTTAAGGAAGGATCTGTTGAACCCtccaattttgtaattaaaattggaaatttatCATCTGAAATTCACTCCTTTGTGGTTGACGGTTCCAGCAATCCATTTCCATTTAAAAGGTTATTGGAATTCTTCTCCCTTAAAGAATTTGTATTTTGCGGAGCACTCAAGCACATCAAGGCTGAAATAGATGTTCCTGATAATAACTTGGAAAACCCTATATCTTTTGTTTCGGGACTTCCTGTTGGTATACCATGCCAGATCACTCTTCATAACATTTTAAAGGAGAGTAGATTGTGGCTGAAAATGAGAATGGATGATGAGTCAACTCAGTTTGTCTCTTTGGATTCGAGCATTTTCGATGGTTGTCATGAGGTCAGAAGGTTCACATTTCTGGCACCCTTCTACAGAACCCCGAAATCAATTTCTTTCACGGTTAGGTTATGCCTTGGTGTGGAATGTCTATATGAGGATGTTCAATTTGTCAAAAGCTGTTGGGGCCCAAAACATGAACTGACATATCTTTGCCAAGAAAAGGAAGTTTATTTTTCCATGGTGGGATAA